The nucleotide sequence TGAGTTCGGCCGGCTTCGATTTCCTGACAGTCGACGCCGAGCACTCCGCGGTCGGCGTGGCGGGTGCTCAACCGATTTTCCAGGCGATCTGCGCCGGAAATCCGGACTGCGCTCCGCTGGTCAGGTTGCCGGGGATCGACCATGACACGGTCAGGCGTTTCATGGACATTGGTGCGGCCGGGGTGATCGCACCGTTCGTCAATTCAGCCGAAGACGCGGACGCGGTCGTACAGGCGGTGAAATACCCTCCCGAGGGCGGCCGTGGAGTCGGTTTCTGTCGGGCCAACCTCTATGGGTCGGACTTCGAACGAGCGATCGAGATCGCCAACGACGCCTCATTTGTATGTGCGCAAATCGAGCACATCGATGCTGTGGAGAATATCGACGAGATCCTGTCGGTGCCAGGTCTGGACGCGGTTTTTGTCGGTCCGTACGATTTGACGGCGTCGATGGGGCTGACCGCCCAGTTCGATCATCCGGACTACCTAGCGGTCATAGGCCGAGTCCTCGAGGCCTGCAAGCAGCACGGAGCGGTCGCCGGCATCCATTGTGTACAGCCGGACGTGTCCGAGGTGTTTCGACGAATCGACGAGGGCTTCCGGTTCATCGCCTACAGCCTCGACATCGTGATGATTCAAAGAGCCTGTGCCGACGGCTTGGCGGAGATTCGGAAACGACTCTCCGGGTGACGTTTGAGAAATCCATGGGGGAACGATGATATTCAACCAAAAGGTCGCTGCGCTGGTGCCGATGAAGGAGCACAGCGAACGCGTACCGGGCAAGAACACCAAACCGTTCGCCGGGAAACCGCTGTTCCATCACATTCTCGCGACCTTGCAGTCGACCTATGCCATTGACATTATCGTCGTGAACACCGACAGCGAGGTGATTGCGGAGCAGGCCGCGTCGAACTTCTCGAAGGTCGAGGTGATCGAGCGCCCCGAGGCGCTGCGGGGGGACTTGGTCAGCATGAACGCTCTGATCGCCCACGACATCTCGCAGGTGGCCGCCGAGATTTACATTCAGACCCATGCGACGAACCCACTGCTGCGTTCTGAGACGATCACCGCCGCGCTTCGCGAGTTCGCCAAATCTGAAGTCTACGACTCACTTTTCACAGTCAACCGCGTGCAGACGCGGTTGTACGACTCGGATGGAAAGCCGGTCAACCACGACCCGGAGGAATTGCTGCGCACGCAGGACCTGCCACCGCTTTTCGAGGAGAACTCGTGCCTTTATTTGTT is from Acidobacteriota bacterium and encodes:
- a CDS encoding 2,4-dihydroxyhept-2-ene-1,7-dioic acid aldolase, with product MISPALITRTLRQQLDDGRCVIGSWLNTISPVSAELMSSAGFDFLTVDAEHSAVGVAGAQPIFQAICAGNPDCAPLVRLPGIDHDTVRRFMDIGAAGVIAPFVNSAEDADAVVQAVKYPPEGGRGVGFCRANLYGSDFERAIEIANDASFVCAQIEHIDAVENIDEILSVPGLDAVFVGPYDLTASMGLTAQFDHPDYLAVIGRVLEACKQHGAVAGIHCVQPDVSEVFRRIDEGFRFIAYSLDIVMIQRACADGLAEIRKRLSG
- a CDS encoding acylneuraminate cytidylyltransferase family protein; this translates as MIFNQKVAALVPMKEHSERVPGKNTKPFAGKPLFHHILATLQSTYAIDIIVVNTDSEVIAEQAASNFSKVEVIERPEALRGDLVSMNALIAHDISQVAAEIYIQTHATNPLLRSETITAALREFAKSEVYDSLFTVNRVQTRLYDSDGKPVNHDPEELLRTQDLPPLFEENSCLYLFTGESFDKNGRRIGNHPLMYETEPIESIDIDDEFTFRLAEVLAGYAHR